From Mus musculus strain C57BL/6J chromosome 17, GRCm38.p6 C57BL/6J, the proteins below share one genomic window:
- the Vmn1r225 gene encoding vomeronasal 1 receptor 225: MESRNMAIGIILLVQSILGILGNIFLLLYYLILYYKECTLKIVDLILIHVFTSNFLIILSKGPAQIMAAFGWNQFFNDVGCKHILYIQRLGRSMSISTTCLLSVFQAITISPRNSYWKEIKIKTTKLIGLLILLCWIVCLLVNTFFPLNASTKRNSKNKTQKRGFEFCLSQGRDKVVDTVYIAFWVFPEVLFSVLIVCSSTFMIVTLYGHKKRVQGILSTHASQRMSPENRATQKILTLVCTFLAFYTLSSILQGYIALSHNPSWWVMNITSIISMCFPTLGPFVMSHYSIFSRFCFT, from the coding sequence ATGGAGTCCAGGAACATGGCAATAGGAATCATACTCTTAGTTCAGAGTATacttggaattctgggaaacatctttcttcttttatattatCTAATTCTTTACTACAAGGAATGCACATTAAAGATTGTAGACTTGATTCTTATACATGTGTTCACATCAAACTTCTTGATCATTCTCTCCAAAGGTCCTGCCCAGATAATGGCAGCTTTTGGTTGGAACCAGTTCTTCAATGATGTTGGAtgcaaacatattttatatattcaaagGCTTGGCAGGAGCATGTCCATCAGCACCACCTGTCTCTTGAGTGTCTTTCAGGCAATCACCATCAGTCCCAGGAACTCCTACTGGAaggaaatcaaaatcaaaactacAAAGTTAATAGGACTCTTGATTTTACTCTGCTGGATTGTGTGCCTGCTAGTAAatactttttttcctttgaatgcATCCACCAAAAGGAACAGCAAAAATAAGACACAAAAGAGAGGTTTTGAATTCTGCCTCTCTCAAGGTCGTGACAAAGTAGTAGATACAGTGTACATAGCATTTTGGGTATTCCCTGAAGTCTTATTTTCTGTACTCATTGTATGTTCCAGCACATTCATGATTGTGACACTTTATGGACACAAGAAGAGGGTTCAAGGTATTCTTAGCACACATGCTTCACAACGAATGTCTCCTGAAAACAGAGCCACACAGAAAATCCTCACCCTGGTTTGCACCTTTCTAGCTTTTTATACTCTCTCTTCAATCTTACAAGGTTATATTGCTCTTTCACATAACCCCAGTTGGTGGGTAATGAATATCACATCCATCATTTCTATGTGTTTTCCTACTTTAGGTCCATTTGTGATGAGTCATTATTCCATTTTTTCTAGATTTTGCTTTACCTAA